A single window of Anomaloglossus baeobatrachus isolate aAnoBae1 chromosome 5, aAnoBae1.hap1, whole genome shotgun sequence DNA harbors:
- the LOC142311238 gene encoding uncharacterized protein LOC142311238: MDKHRISEKILKLTLEILYLLTGEDYSVVNKAGKHVGTIRGIPRQPGELCKTVSPVMNSPPLSEVYEKNNEQKILDLTNKIIALLTGEVPIRSEDIIVCFSMEEWEYVEGHKDLYKHLMKENCPFLGSSDFSSSDNLSVKLNFHMLSPDVACEDHLVTLCNPKAKNSVCECEKKVALRVDNDQFTNLSTSTKYTQTEPADSEEIVQGEDTDEDVIFIPPENTQMGVSSDTYRSYNEGNPKDSEFCLLTEQIQNTPDEHRSELLSCEDGILAVDNIYRPTCLKSTDLTDHSAQWGTNVNFEECPISPNLINTQYMSSCIIEVQPVCEEENVIGTDVYTPAAHKTPLYTSDKIEEIPIAWGKDVIYTNVYTPGELTQADLSGIKKELVSWKDGNLELHNIYIPSKPMEDKAVATSGRDDTVQWNGSHDRSHSSPSLHKIPPQIKTEGPFTDYYESPGETQPTHTPVNPEDYSDNAIKMEMVNNMSTDHENDNGRPKYTISQIYSCSDCKKCFSSGTNLVKHRMICRGRKPHVCSDCGKCFASASYLVIHERIHTGEKPFSCSHCGKSFSRKPDLIRHERIHTGEKPFACPDCGKRFTSVSNIFMHRRIHTGEKPFPCAECGKRFIKKSDLVRHEKIHTR; this comes from the exons ATGGACAAACACCGCATTAGTGAGAAGATACTGAAGCTGACCTTGGAGATCCTGTAcctgctgaccggagag GATTACTCAGTGGTTAACAAAGCTGGTAAGCATGTTGGAACCATCCGGGGCATTCCTCGTCAGCCAGGAGAGTTGTGCAAAACGGTGAGCCCTGTCATGAATTCTCCACCTTTATCAGAGGTTTATGAAAAGAACAATGAGCAGAAGATCCTGGACCTCACCAACAAGATCATTGCTCTGCTGACTGGCGAG GTGCCGATAAGATCTGAAGATATCATTGTctgtttctccatggaggagtgggagtatgtgGAAGGACATAAGGATTTATACAAGCACCTCATGAAAGAGAATTGCCCATTCCTTGGTTCCAGTG atttTTCAAGCTCCGACAACTTGTCAGTGAAGCTTAATTTTCATATGCTATCCCCTGACGTTGCATGTGAGGATCATTTAGTAACATTGTGTAATCCAAAGGCAAAAAACAGTGTTTGTGAATGTGAAAAAAAGGTCGCTCTCCGAGTAGATAATGACCAATTCACTAacttgtccacctctacaaaatacaCACAAACAGAACCTGCTGACAGTGAAGAAATAGTACAAGGTGAGGACACAGATGAGGATGTTATTTTCATACCCCCAGAAAATACTCAGATGGGAGTTTCTTCAGATACCTATAGATCATATAATGAAGGGAATCCTAAAGACTCTGAATTTTGCCTGCTCACTGAACAGATACAAAATACACCCGATGAGCACAGAAGTGAGCTGTTGTCTTGTGAAGATGGCATTCTTGCAGTTGACAATATTTACAGGCCAACATGTCTCAAATCTACGGACCTTACAGACCACTCAGCACAATGGGGAACCAATGTAAACTTTGAAGAATGTCCTATCAGCCCAAACCTCATAAATACCCAGTATATGTCTAGTTGTATTATTGAGGTTCAGCCTGTTTGTGAAGAAGAAAATGTCATCGGCACAGATGTTTACACACCCGCAGCCCATAAAACACCATTGTATACATCTGACAAAATAGAGGAGATACCCATTGCATGGGGCAAGGATGTCATTTACACCAACGTTTATACACCTGGTGAATTAACACAAGCAGATTTATCTGGTATAAAGAAAGAATTGGTTTCATGGAAAGATGGAAACCTGGAGCTCCATAATATTTATATACCCTCAAAACCAATGGAAGATAAAGCAGTGGCCACTAGTGGTAGAGATGATACTGTACAATGGAACGGAAGTCATGATCGATCACACTCTTCACCTTCTCTACATAAGATACCTCCTCAAATTAAGACTGAAGGTCCTTTTACAGACTACTATGAAAGTCCAGGAGAAACCCAACCTACTCATACTCCAGTTAATCCAGAAGATTACAGTGACAATGCCATTAAGATGGAAATGGTGAATAATATGTCTACAGATCATGAAAATGATAATGGCAGACCAAAATATACTATATCCCAAATATATAGTTGCTCTGAttgtaaaaaatgtttttccaGTGGCACAAATTTAGTCAAACACAGGATGATTTGTAGAGGTAGAAAGCCCCATGTTTGCtccgactgtgggaaatgtttcgcTAGCGCCTCCTATCTTGTCATACATGAGAGaatccacacaggggagaaaccattctcTTGTTCTCACTGTGGCAAAAGCTTTAGTCGGAAACCAGATCTGATCCGTCATGAAAGGatacacacgggggagaagccatttgccTGTCCGGATTGTGGTAAACGTTTTACCAGCGTCTCCAATATTTTTATGCATCGGAGGATTCATACAGGAGAAAAACCTTTTCCTTGTGCAGAATGCGGCAAGCGGTTTATTAAAAAGTCAGACCTTGTCCGCCATGAGAAAATACACACACGATAG